The genomic window GAAGGAAATAGGCccactttaattttttttttttttttttttataaaatttcaattaaatttcattgaaaagaATTCATGTTAAAAACTTGACCTATGACATTTGTAACAATAGTTTGTGAAATAAGTGTAAGGATGATAAGGATTATGAATTGTTAGATGTTCAAATTTAATAGGCTAGAAGGAAACAACTTCATCATGAAACATAACAAGCGGGCTGAgatttgttattgatatatatcataatcataGGAACATGTGATTTAAGATCACATAACAAATTTCGCTCATGCCTTATTTTGATTTCcgagataaaaatatattactgAAAGCAaactaaaatacacaaattatataacttttatcatttcattttgaatttatatacaattaaaagtactttttttagataatttttttttcaactacCACATAAACCATGTCCTGGTATCCTGTAGATTAAActattgttttcattgtgaAGTCTGCATACTAATTTATACTAAAACACTGGTCACAAATACAAATGGTATACTCACAACACTTTTCTGTTCATGGTGTCCTAGGTCGACAGTTTCCCCATTTAAGCTGTCCTGCTTAGTCACTTCATAATTACCATTCACTAAAATCAGAAAagttcatacattatatataaagattATGAGAATAACCATTTGAAAGTACCACAATAAGACAGATTTTCTAAGAATTTGTGTTACAAAGTTTATTAAATTAATCTCTTTCGCAAAGAACTATTGTACATAGTTAGAGAACAAATCAGAATTGGTGATAACCATTTTAGTATTGTAAAGGTTGTTTTTTCAAGTGGTCTTATTGTTGACTATTTTTCAAAACCATTGATCATGAacattatcaaaacaatttcTTCATGTTGACATTTTGATACATGAGAAACATGCAAGCATCACAAAACTTTTATATTGTATCAAAACTATAGGTGACATCATCAGTTATTGACATTGTGTCACAATCAATCGTGACAAGAATTGATCTCTGAATTGGTTTTAAATTATGGTTAATTTTTCTGGTCGTTTTCATTAAAAAAGGCATTTATGGAAATTATTCATCTgcaatacaatgttatatttaaggtatacacatacatttgtaatctATATAGCTATCAACTAGTTCAATATGTGGCAAATGGTTACACTGTTTATTTctgataattatatagtagtgagtggtttgtttgaaaaatgaaaaattgcCATGAAAAAAGTAGCCCAAGTTTTCTCTGGCACTAACATTCCaggtctggtgtagggccagatcTAGAGCGCACTACTATTTGGAAATGTGAAATTATCCAACCCTATTAAACAGGGTTTGGAGTCGTTACCTACCTTACATGTATggataaatgatatatttatatcccCAAACACCcatttaattcaatatattgGTTTCTTTTCCATCATATAGACCCTTGCAATTGCCTTACATTGGTAAATATTTCTcaccattttgtaagtgacagtgcAACTAACCACCTAAATCGGAATGCAATGGAGCAAATATATAATAGccaaaatgttaatttttagTGATATaaaaaggggaggtaatttcCAGCTGATGTTGGGACCAGATGCAAGTCTCGTCCCACAGCCATGCTACACAATAATAAAATACTGGTTTATACTTGTACATTTGCTGGAATTCTCAGTGTGTACAACACAACTTTCAGTATCTTCAAAACTCCACTGATCTATATGGTGAAACAACATAATATAGGTCACCATGACCTAGTTtatatcaaacataaacattgacATATCATACATTCTACTAACCATTTTATTTGAGTATtgataaaaaaggagttaaaccCTTTCGATCCTACATTTTCATTAAGGTGTCATCAAATGTATGCCcataaaatatggtttattTACTAATTTCCCCAATTAAAGGGACATAACACAAACTATTTCCAAACTCCGATACCTATATCGGAAGAATTCACGTTGCTATGGTTCGTATGAGATCCATGTCCATTTCTTACTCCTGGTGAATCGATATCAAATGTACAGGAAATGTCACAGTCGCCAGAAGTGCTATCTGGTTCTATCCTTTGGCGTTTTGATGGGACCTCTTCCAAAATCTTCACGTCTTCCGCCATTTTCTTCTTTGGTAGCAGCACCGCATGCGCACTGGGAATTTCTAATTTTCAGGGGAGTCATCATTATTTATCTTGATAGTAAAATAGGACACATATTATCTGAATATACACATCAACTTTGACTAACTTATtacttttgtaatatttttattacgTTTGTTTTCATCCATGAACCATTTAGATAAGTTTTACTTATTTGGAAAGCCCCTATCGTCTGTTCGCTCCCTGGAATATGTAAATGATAGCCCGACGATGGAAGCGATCTTACAACATGAATGTAGAGAAGAAGATGATTTCTACAAAATTCTTAATTGTAGCGAGCATTCGTCGGTATGTTATGTTAACGCGATCAAACATTCTATGTAAAACCATGTCGTGTTGTCAATAATTCATAGAATCGTAAAATCATGATCTATCTATCATACTTCAGGCCTCCTAATAATTAGGTCAAGCATCAATCCGAAAGTAGGCGCCTGTCAGTTCACTAATGCAACAGAGCATTGTGTCAATTCAAGACATTCAAAAACAAGATAAAATTATAGAAAGTATTTTCAAAACCACGGATTCACAATTGCAAGCTGACactataaatgtatacatgtaaaagtAGACCTACTATGTTGTAGGCTGTCTAAGACTAGGCCCAGTACACCACTCGCTTTAGTGTGTTGAACTGGACTGAGTTGATGGGCGGTAAATGGTTAGAGTGTCTGTCTAGAATTTCGTGGTTACAGGTGCAATATGCTAACAATGTAACAGGAGGGGAAAATTCAACAAAAAGGTACAACAGCTAGAGTACGTATTAGTACGTTATTAAACTGCACAAAATAAATCTATGATAAGAGTCATataatacaatgacatatgtcACTGTGCACACAGTGGTGACCGTAATATATTCTACGGTCATCAAAGATGGATGCAGGCGAAATCGGTGAGTTTCGTTTTTTTACCGAATTTGCTAGTTTATGACAACATTGAAAGTTTCTGAGGCGAGTCGTAGGAAGATTTTAACATGCTGTTTcgaaatatcatataatatattcttgACAATAACCCATTTTAAGGTAGGAAGCGTTGGAAAAATATGTCCGAGATGGTAATAGACTTGACAAAGCGTAGCTGATTCTACTGCTATACATCATACCAACTTGTATACTTCTTTGATTCTATTTAATTTCACTATCTCGTCACACTGTTTTAGAACCTGGCATCATAAGAATCATGATAGAGATGaaaatcctaaaaaaaaaaattggttgaGTCTTTAACCATCTCGGACACTATATAAATAAGTGCTAGTATGCTTCACATTGGTCAATAGTCTGAagaaggtgacagtgtagtcattgAAACGTCACaatcttaaatatcatattggttgtgttatataatttctatcatatttacattatcaacctgaagaaaatgttccagaatATACTAAACAActgttattagctcacctggtctgaagtaaCGTACCAAGGCTAGCTTATGCCATCCAACTATTGTATGTCCATACATTCAAACAAATTGTTCTTAACCACTGATTTAATGTTAACCTAATTTAGCTAGAAGTATCCCTaggtggtggggattcaaaattgtgcaaatggtGATCAAGGTTGCATGACTGGCCAAACGGAGGGAGCTATCGGGAACAGAGCAAAACGGGGCAAATTACTTCTCTTACACAATGCACTTTATATCACTCATACTTAACTGGAAACATCCATAGTTGGTGGGGATTCAAATGGTGGGAGAGGTCTGAGAAATGAGGCCAAAAAGGGGCCAAAAAGGAAGTCAAAATTAGTTACCAGGTATTAATGTTGAGTGCTTTTCAGCTTAATTTGCTTTGAATGTATCTTCTTTGGATCCAAAAGCTAAATGTTTGTTTAAGAACATTGCAATATTTGCTTAGTACCAAACTGGAAAAAGGATTTGTAAAATAACTTACAGGGGAGAGTTTTGCTATAATCACAGAATTATCCAAGTGAACGATACAGGCCTTATGGGTccttgtattttgataatttggaGAAGTTATGGATACAACAGAGTATCGGGCATTGTACTACAGAGCACCTGGATTAATATCTAACTCAAAATATAATCACTGCCTTAAAAGTAACAGCCACGACCACCATATCTACAACCTACTTCTCCAATGCCTTAACAAAACTTTATAGTTTATTGTTCCATCTGATCTTTACAGACAGAACAGATAAATACAGAGTACAAGATCCTTGCATTGGAATGTCATCCTGATAAAAATCCTAATGATCGTGCTGCAGGTAAGTCTCACATAACACTAATGTCTTCATTTAGATTTAGTTTCCCTCTGTGTTCTTACATCAGTttagtaatacactgtatatacccgtattgatttaatgaaataacaaaatatatctataataaacCAGGCACCCCCAGACCAGATGGGTACTCTAACCAAACTGTCTTTAGCTGAAGTGTGTGGTTATAGACACCCCTAGATGTTCTTACCAAGTATGTAGCAAGTGAATAGAGATTTGCATCTCTCAACTAAATGGATGCTTAAAATTGAGCTATATACCAGTGACTGATGATTGATGATGCAGACAGTGTCCTGTTTTATAgggaaattttattaaattatcaaattgcTCTTAGTCCGGCATATGTCTGCATGACTTCTGCCATCCTTAAACAGTTCTTATTATCGTTATTTCTTGAGAAGCACTGGATTGACCAttgtcaaattttatatgtaggtttccccaGATCCCTATAGCTGTGCATGtttaattttgagactgatGGGAAAAGTTGGAATTTGTTATCACTACTTCGCAGAAAGTTCCTCATGGATCTTTCATAAATTTTGTATGTTGGTTAACCTTGATGTCTAGTTTCGCATATTGAATTTGGTGACTgattagaaaacaaaatggctgacagctgtgaccatctttgattttgataaagacTTGTTATCATTAGTTCTTCAGAAGTATTAGGGTAATATTTCTCAAACTcgatgtgtaggttccccttggtccttagttgtgaccatttaattttgatttgaaaacaaagtggttgacaggtggccatctttgatttagGCAGTCGAAGTTCGTTATTGCTATTTCATGTTCACAGAAAGTTCTTCTTTGACTCCTCTAAGATTTTATTCTTTGATTCTTCTTGGTATTAAATAATTtaaaggaaaaaagaaaaagtagAGAAATGATTAGTTTTACATATACGTAACCCAATAAAGTTCCTTCACCGTTGGGCACCAAGGTCTCTTTGGGAtctattgtttaaatattcacCTGCAAAGACAAGACTATCTACATCCTTAATTTCCATGTATTCTACTTGGATAAAAAAGTGTTTTCATtagtttgaaatttgaaaaatcttaCGTTCATATTTTGGTTTGTGCAAGTACATGAGCAATGTTTATATTCCCGTAATTTCACTGGTTTCTTGCAtgtgtgaaaaaaataaaactgtcTTTGAAAAGTTAATAGTAAGTGGATAATATCTCTACCTACCTGGTACATGTACTAGTTCGGTGTTTGCTATAAGAAACTTACAGCTTTGTTGCtttttaaagaagaaaaattTGCACGAATTCAAAGAGCAAAGGAGGTGTTGAGTGATCAGGAGACAAGGAAAAAATATGATCAGTGGAAGAATTCTGGGATCGCAATGTCCTATGACCAGTGGTGTGGTTTACGGGATTCTGTCCAGACGGTGAGTTAATGATAGTGAGAAGAGGATTGTAAACttcatattttatcatttcgGAAATGTGTCGGTACACTGCAATCCTTTTTGGACATATTCTATTTCCTTGGTCGATATGAAGTCAGAAGTGTTTGATACTTGTCGATATgagtggttccgttgtcaccacctagttctcattttgagaatgtgacttacCCAGATCTGTATGATACTTACCCTTTCTGGAAACCTTGTATTCTTATCCTACATTTTCAGGGGTCGCCATAAAaatctagattttttttttttgtattttgccctcagtttatcaattttgagttagaatagTGGGTTCTTTGTTATATTGGTACtctctattgtttttgttcttaaCATTTCATCAGTGACAAGTACTCAAGTCACTGAAGTGAGTGATATGTTTTGACCTGCTTacctaatttaaaaaaaactaatttcgAATTTCAACCCACTCGGTGAGCTAGTCATATGTTGTCTTCTAACAACTCTAGTTATTATTAGGATCACTTGTATTGTAGTAGTTTTAGAGTAATAATACCATGCCTGATTATAATCCAACTATAACATACTCTTTTACCACCCTGTAATAAACTCCTACTTTGAGTCTGAGGTTATGTGCTGCCCCCTATTGACTTATACcagtaatgaaattaaatgaCCTCATTTAAAATTACATCTAAATATCATAACGACAATaattcacattttttaaaatcttgatgACCTATTTGGTTGAACCACTACAAGGTTTTTATTGTAGTCCATGCACTGGGCATCGGTTAAACCTCAACCCATGTTGGACCACCCTGATCACAAGAGAAATGAACCAAGCCACCGGCCAGTCACGCATGTTAATCCTGCCACAAACCAGTTCAGTAACCAAGGTACAGATAAAATATacccaaaacatacataaaacAATCCAAGATCTAATTAAATTTCTAATATTCATATCTCAGAAATGTAAGTTTCAATATCACCAGTAGAGTGTCATaatactatctatatatattttttttttgagagaGTAAAGCAGTTGTAACTGTAATCATCTGTGTAAACATTTCAGAATAAAACGGATGTTGAGTGCCTGTTTAAATTACGTATATATACTGCCCTAATGTATAGTACACAGCACTGCATTGATATCTGAAACTAGGTTGACCACATTGGAAATCATAATggaagtttttcattttttgctACTAGTATTAGAGAAATGCATGTAGTCTACAAAGTGAAGACATTGCTTTACTGTTACAGCCAAAAGAGACCCTTCCTCAGCTCCGTGGGAGAGGGATGCAGCTTCTGATACTTTGTCCAAATTTAGAAACTATGAAATTTGATGACGATCATAGCTGTAGACAGCTGTAGTAAGGAGGAGGATCAAGAGTTTGTGATTACCTGGTAATTCTTAGAGAtaattatttaaattcattttatgcatgatattttattatttaccaGTATTTCATAAAAGGGTTTAACTTGTCTGGCATCATTGAAAAAGTTTTTTgagaatagaaaaaaatatgtatgtgtaatgcTGTATTTACCCTATTTATCAGCCATCCCCATATTAGAGCTATCTCCCTCGACGGCCCTACCTGTATCTAGTTCGAGACCAGCTCAAGATGCTATGTATTAAACATCTCTTTGTCTGCATCATAATctatagttatctcccctttatcCAGTCATTTTATAACATGGCTGATTCAAAGTGTCCTTTATTTCCCCAAAGTTTCCTGGTGATACTGATAACATCACAGTATCAGTCTCACCCAAGCTACCACTTTAAAATCTTCTGTATAACTTGTGAAGTGGCTATTGACCATTACAATATGTATGTGTGGTGCCTATAAAATTGTCATGAAAATTGgtaaaaattcattaaaaataaatgtttaggTCATGGGTGTTAATGATAGTGAATGTGATAATACAATCCAATGATGATTTGAAGTACAGTATTGGTAATGTCATTTAAAAGCTGGAATGAGGAAGTGCTGTGCTGGAAAGACAAAGGATCATCCAGTAAGTTGGGAAGGATTTTTTCTTAACAAAATGAATAAACTGTTTaccattttcaataaaaaaaatgtcaatagttaaatttcaatattttaatacaCTTACTCGTGAGAATT from Pecten maximus chromosome 1, xPecMax1.1, whole genome shotgun sequence includes these protein-coding regions:
- the LOC117325933 gene encoding J domain-containing protein-like, coding for MNHLDKFYLFGKPLSSVRSLEYVNDSPTMEAILQHECREEDDFYKILNCSEHSSTEQINTEYKILALECHPDKNPNDRAAEEKFARIQRAKEVLSDQETRKKYDQWKNSGIAMSYDQWCGLRDSVQTSMHWASVKPQPMLDHPDHKRNEPSHRPVTHVNPATNQFSNQAKRDPSSAPWERDAASDTLSKFRNYEI